One window of the Methanocaldococcus vulcanius M7 genome contains the following:
- a CDS encoding PFL family protein yields the protein MFRPEEIMETIKMIKMENLDLRTVTLGLSLRDCVSTDVDELKENIYEKITTSAENLVETAERISEKYGIPIVNKRIAITPISLIVGGAIKNLDREEQIKACVEVGEILDKAAKKVNVDFLGGYSALVHKDATKEDIALIDSIPFMMEKTERVCSSINVATTKTGINMDAVKRMGEIIKETAFKTENAIGCAKLVVFANAPEDNPFMAGAFHGVGEGDRVINVGVSGPGVVRAVVEKLPDADFGTLANEIKKVAFKITRVGELIGREVSKELGVKFGVVDLSLAPTPARGDSIANILEAMGLEKCGTHGSTAALALLNDAVKKGGAMAASYVGGLSGAFIPVSEDSGMIEAVKAGSLSLEKLEAMTCVCSVGIDMVAIPGDTPASTISAIIADEMAIGVINNKTTAVRIIPVPGKKEGEMVDYGGLLGSAPIMKVNKYSSEKFIKRGGRIPAPLQALTN from the coding sequence ATGTTTAGACCAGAGGAAATAATGGAAACAATAAAAATGATAAAAATGGAAAATTTAGATTTGAGAACTGTAACATTAGGGTTAAGTTTAAGGGACTGTGTTTCAACAGATGTTGATGAACTAAAAGAAAACATCTACGAAAAGATAACAACATCTGCTGAAAATTTGGTAGAAACAGCAGAAAGAATATCTGAAAAATATGGAATACCGATAGTAAATAAAAGGATTGCGATAACGCCAATATCTTTAATAGTTGGAGGAGCAATAAAAAATTTGGATAGAGAAGAGCAGATAAAAGCATGTGTTGAGGTTGGAGAAATATTAGATAAAGCTGCAAAAAAAGTTAACGTTGATTTTTTGGGGGGCTATTCTGCACTGGTTCATAAAGATGCTACAAAGGAGGATATTGCCTTAATTGACTCTATACCATTTATGATGGAAAAAACAGAGAGAGTTTGCTCCTCAATAAACGTTGCAACTACAAAAACAGGAATTAATATGGATGCGGTTAAAAGAATGGGGGAAATTATTAAAGAGACCGCATTTAAAACAGAAAACGCTATTGGATGTGCTAAACTTGTGGTTTTTGCTAACGCTCCTGAAGACAATCCTTTCATGGCAGGGGCATTTCATGGAGTTGGAGAAGGGGATAGAGTAATAAACGTTGGTGTCTCAGGGCCTGGGGTTGTTAGGGCAGTAGTAGAAAAATTACCAGATGCAGATTTTGGAACATTAGCAAATGAAATTAAAAAAGTGGCTTTTAAAATCACGAGAGTTGGAGAGTTGATAGGTAGGGAAGTATCAAAAGAGTTGGGAGTTAAGTTTGGAGTTGTTGATTTATCGTTAGCTCCAACCCCAGCAAGAGGGGACAGTATTGCCAATATATTGGAGGCGATGGGTTTGGAGAAGTGTGGAACTCACGGTTCGACAGCAGCATTGGCTTTATTAAATGATGCAGTGAAAAAAGGAGGTGCAATGGCAGCTTCTTATGTTGGAGGGCTAAGTGGGGCATTTATTCCTGTCAGCGAAGATAGCGGGATGATTGAAGCAGTGAAAGCAGGTTCTTTAAGCTTAGAAAAATTGGAAGCAATGACGTGTGTTTGTTCAGTTGGAATTGATATGGTTGCGATTCCTGGAGATACCCCTGCCTCAACAATATCTGCAATAATAGCGGATGAGATGGCAATAGGAGTTATAAACAACAAGACAACTGCTGTTAGAATAATCCCAGTGCCTGGTAAAAAAGAAGGAGAAATGGTAGATTATGGTGGTTTATTAGGAAGTGCACCAATCATGAAAGTTAATAAATACTCCTCAGAAAAATTTATCAAAAGAGGAGGAAGAATCCCAGCTCCACTTCAAGCATTAACTAATTAA